The Phyllopteryx taeniolatus isolate TA_2022b chromosome 7, UOR_Ptae_1.2, whole genome shotgun sequence genome has a segment encoding these proteins:
- the fam32a gene encoding protein FAM32A-like has translation MSEYDHVQKSALKIKGVGSVSSGKKKKKKDKESKHRMEQMATSQNDEEVNAKRAYIDKRTPAQMAFDKMQEKRQMERILNKASKTHKHRVEDFNRHLDNLTEHYDIPKVSWTK, from the exons atgTCGGAGTATGACCATGTCCAGAAAAGTGCACTGAAGATTAAGGGCGTGGGGAGCGTTTCTTCTGGCAAAAA gaagaagaagaaggacaagGAGAGCAAGCATCGCATGGAGCAGATGGCCACCAGTCAGAACGATGAGGAGGTGAACGCCAAACGGGCGTATATTGACAAAAGGACACCGGCGCAAATGGCCTTTGACAAGATGCAAGAAAAGAGG CAAATGGAAAGAATTTTAAACAAAGCCTCCAAGACACACAAGCACCGAGTGGAG GACTTCAATCGCCACCTGGATAACCTGACAGAACATTATGATATCCCGAAAGTCAGCTGGACCAAATAA
- the fh gene encoding fumarate hydratase, mitochondrial has protein sequence MFRSFRRVQQLKCNLRTLPSVRSDFKLLVNPCRMASSDFRIEQDTFGELKVPADKYYGAQTVRSTMNFKIGGPSERMPLQLIHAFGILKKAAAEVNKDYGLDPKIADAICQAADEVAAGKLDDHFPLVVWQTGSGTQTNMNVNEVISNRAIEILGGQLGSKDPVHPNDHVNKSQSSNDTFPTAMHIAAATEVHQVLIPGLQTLHDALATKAEEFKDIIKIGRTHTQDAVPLSLGQEFSGYVQQVKYSIERVKAAMPRVYELAAGGTAVGTGLNTRVGFAEKVASSVSALTGLPFVTAPNKFEALAAHDALVELSGALNTVAVSMMKIANDVRFLGSGPRSGLGELILPENEPGSSIMPGKVNPTQCEAMTMVAAQVMGNHVAVTVGGSNGHFELNVFKPMIAKNVLNSARLLGDASVSFSTNCVAGIRANTQRIDKLMNESLMLVTALNPHIGYDKAAAIAKTAHKKGSTLKAVAVELGYLTEDQFDQWVKPSEMLGPK, from the exons ATGTTTCGCTCTTTTCGACGCGTCCAGCAGCTAAAGTGCAACTTGCGGACTTTGCCGAGTGTCCGCTCCGACTTCAAACTCCTCGTAAACCCGTGCAGGATGGCCAGCTCGGACTTCAGGATCGAGCAGGACACGTTCGGCGAGCTCAAGGTCCCGGCCGACAAGTACTACGGCGCCCAGACCGTCAGATCCACCATGAACTTCAAAATCGGCGGGCCGTCCGAGCGAATGCCGCTGCAGCTCATCCATGCCTTCGGAATCCTGAAGAAAGCGGCGGCCGAGGTCAATAAAGACTACGGACTCGACCCCAAGATAGCCGACGCCATCTGCCAGGCGGCGGACGAGGTGGCGGCCGGGAAATTGGACGATCATTTCCCTCTGGTGGTGTGGCAGACCGGTTCCGGAACCCAAACCAACATGAACGTCAACGAGGTGATCAGCAACCGAGCCATCGAGATCCTGGGGGGACAACTGGGCTCCAAGGACCCGGTCCACCCCAACGACCACGTCAACAAGAGCCAAAGCTCCAACGACACCTTCCCCACGGCCATGCACATCGCCGCCGCCACGGAGGTCCACCAGGTTCTGATTCCGGGCCTGCAGACTTTGCACGACGCGCTGGCTACAAAG GCTGAAGAATTCAAGGATATCATCAAGATCGgtcgcacacacacgcaggacGCTGTGCCGCTGTCCCTGGGCCAGGAGTTCAGCGGGTACGTGCAGCAGGTCAAGTACAGCATAGAGCGGGTGAAAGCCGCGATGCCGCGGGTGTACGAGCTGGCGGCCGGGGGCACCGCTGTGGGCACGGGCCTCAACACGCGCGTGGGCTTTGCCGAGAAGGTGGCGTCCTCTGTCTCCGCCCTCACCGGCTTGCCCTTCGTGACGGCGCCCAACAAGTTTGAGGCGCTGGCTGCACATGACGCCCTGGTGGAGCTGAGCGGCGCCCTCAACACAGTGGCGGTGAGCATGATGAAGATTGCCAACGACGTGCGCTTCCTGGGCTCGGGCCCGCGCTCCGGCCTGGGCGAGCTCATCCTGCCCGAGAACGAGCCGGGCAGCAGCATCATGCCCGGGAAGGTTAACCCCACGCAGTGCGAAGCCATGACCATGGTGGCCGCCCAGGTGATGGGCAACCATGTGGCGGTGACAGTCGGCGGCAGCAACGGCCACTTCGAGCTCAACGTCTTCAAGCCCATGATTGCCAAGAACGTGCTGAACTCCGCACGCCTGCTGGGCGATGCCAGCGTCTCCTTCAGCACCAATTGCGTGGCGGGCATCCGGGCCAACACGCAGAGGATCGACAAGCTGATGAACGAGTCGCTCATGCTGGTGACAGCGCTCAACCCGCACATCGGCTACGACAAGGCGGCCGCCATCGCCAAAACGGCGCACAAGAAGGGCTCCACACTCAAGGCGGTGGCCGTGGAGCTGGGCTACCTGACCGAGGATCAGTTCGACCAGTGGGTCAAGCCCAGTGAAATGCTGGGACCCAAGTGA